In Gigantopelta aegis isolate Gae_Host chromosome 14, Gae_host_genome, whole genome shotgun sequence, the following proteins share a genomic window:
- the LOC121388037 gene encoding uncharacterized protein SJCHGC09800-like, whose protein sequence is MQMLIVIGVFCLVTAVLAKDVETYTSLCQDEGDECKRNGMIECCRNLDCKKSRYGNKRTCQRSDDDSCKPRGKRCRRHSECCNNRRCTRSDRKTCR, encoded by the exons ATGCAGATGCTCATTGTTATTGGTGTCTTTTGTCTTGTTACCGCAGTGTTGGCTAAAGATGTCGAAACGTATACTTCTCTG tgcCAAGACGAAGGGGACGAATGTAAACGAAATGGCATGATCGAATGTTGTCGAAATTTGGACTGCAAAAAATCGAGATACGGAAATAAACGCACATGCCAAAGAAGTGACGACGACTCG TGTAAACCGAGAGGTAAACGCTGTAGGAGGCACAGTGAATGCTGCAACAACAGACGGTGCACACGAAGTGACAGAAAAACATGTCGATAA